A window of the Virgibacillus pantothenticus genome harbors these coding sequences:
- a CDS encoding PTS transporter subunit EIIC gives MTKRKISDSIQRFGRTLLLPIGVLAPVGMILGISGALVQTYMIERFPFLGYEAVNTLLTSIRTIASVVFDNIPLLFAMGVAYGMSKKDKGISVFAATTGYLTLIIAMHVWLIITGKMADPEVMTQYGQIEVLGIQTMNINAAGGIITGLLAAWATDKFYNLELPTAFAFFSGKKSVPIITIGFMTVIGLIIPFIWSLFVGLLTNLSSVYLSVVGPFFTAAGERLFIPFGLHHVWNVLFRFTEAGGSYVIDGETYVGVVPAMTEILFNQGPNSEYWSMMPKLTRFMAQQQMLVTLFIFPAIAFAMYKTAYKENKAYVKSMLITMVLTAVLGNVTEPLEFTFVFIAPLLYVVYAFIVGIGAVLLSFAGVAIGYIRGTIFDFTIFGLLYEQTNWIFLVLIGTGLAIVTYFVFRWAIIRFDIKTPGREEQQNLDNTLLKEKRYDEIAKIVVKALGGKGNILNVDNCITRLRIDLKDVRVIDKDVLTTSGCTGFFFPTAKHIHVVYGPQVEFVKNAVDDEIRN, from the coding sequence ATGACAAAGCGAAAAATCAGCGACTCCATTCAAAGATTTGGGCGTACTTTACTTCTCCCAATTGGGGTACTGGCGCCAGTTGGTATGATCTTAGGGATTAGTGGAGCATTGGTACAAACGTATATGATTGAAAGGTTTCCTTTTTTAGGCTATGAAGCAGTAAATACTTTATTAACTAGCATTCGTACCATAGCAAGTGTCGTGTTTGATAATATTCCATTGTTATTTGCAATGGGTGTTGCCTATGGAATGAGTAAAAAAGATAAGGGGATATCTGTTTTTGCCGCTACAACTGGCTATTTAACCTTAATTATAGCCATGCATGTTTGGCTAATCATTACGGGGAAGATGGCGGATCCCGAGGTTATGACGCAATATGGGCAAATAGAAGTGTTAGGCATCCAAACAATGAATATTAATGCGGCAGGAGGAATCATTACTGGGCTTTTAGCAGCTTGGGCAACAGATAAGTTTTATAATCTAGAATTGCCAACGGCATTTGCATTCTTTTCAGGAAAAAAATCTGTCCCGATTATTACAATTGGTTTTATGACGGTAATTGGTTTAATCATTCCTTTTATTTGGTCGTTGTTTGTAGGACTTTTAACAAACTTATCTTCCGTATATTTAAGTGTGGTAGGTCCGTTCTTTACTGCTGCAGGAGAGAGATTATTTATTCCTTTTGGATTGCATCATGTGTGGAATGTTCTGTTTCGATTCACGGAAGCTGGAGGGTCCTATGTTATTGATGGCGAAACGTACGTAGGGGTTGTCCCTGCGATGACGGAGATTTTATTTAATCAAGGACCTAATAGTGAGTATTGGTCGATGATGCCAAAGCTAACTCGTTTTATGGCACAACAGCAAATGTTGGTAACGTTATTTATCTTTCCGGCGATTGCCTTTGCAATGTATAAAACGGCTTATAAAGAAAATAAAGCTTATGTGAAATCAATGTTAATTACAATGGTCTTAACTGCTGTTCTTGGTAATGTTACGGAACCGTTAGAATTTACATTCGTGTTTATAGCCCCATTATTATATGTTGTTTATGCCTTTATTGTTGGGATTGGTGCCGTTTTATTATCTTTTGCAGGGGTAGCAATTGGATATATACGTGGAACTATTTTTGACTTTACGATTTTTGGATTGCTATATGAACAAACCAATTGGATTTTTCTTGTGCTAATTGGTACAGGGCTAGCCATCGTAACTTATTTTGTGTTTCGCTGGGCCATTATTCGCTTTGATATTAAAACTCCCGGTCGAGAAGAACAGCAAAATCTAGATAATACATTATTAAAAGAAAAACGTTATGATGAGATAGCGAAAATTGTCGTTAAAGCATTAGGAGGAAAAGGAAATATTTTAAATGTTGATAATTGTATTACCCGACTTCGGATCGATTTAAAAGATGTTCGTGTTATCGACAAAGATGTATTAACTACTTCTGGATGTACAGGATTTTTCTTTCCAACGGCAAAACATATTCATGTTGTCTATGGTCCACAAGTTGAATTTGTAAAAAATGCGGTTGATGATGAAATACGAAACTAA
- a CDS encoding class-II fumarase/aspartase family protein produces MRALYDSKSKTMDDQGIKKLFTQEEKYKTWLLFEAALAQAQAEYGFIPQQAADDINQAAKIENIDFAEMDQIYKKIGHGFVPFLKVFVKACPENSGKYVHYGITTQNIQQSSQLYILKKAHHQFMKIIGKILGNLSTLAYDNKDTVMPGRTHGRHAIPITYGYKVSVWISDFIHCYERMAEAEKRVFKIMMGGAVGTFSSMPEVGMQVQARVAELVGMYPMEVPSRNINTHKLEYMMNLSLLANICHKIAEEVYSTTLEEIAEVSEGFSKGTIGSSTMPHKINPKLAKGIIANSQKLYSLPGVGMYSAVRPYEGDSSSYMLFDGLLEEAMELITEVLLRCEELTRTIIVHKDRMLHNALRNKGLDNSEYVMMKLAEKLGKDQAHSLMYEIAMKTASEGEDFFTNLKANEKIASDFTDEEIKAMIDPRNYIGLSVTIAENEANRAKEVKEEILNKYN; encoded by the coding sequence ATGAGAGCATTATATGATTCGAAAAGTAAGACGATGGATGATCAAGGTATAAAAAAACTATTTACCCAAGAAGAAAAATATAAAACGTGGTTATTATTTGAAGCTGCTTTAGCACAGGCACAAGCTGAATATGGATTTATTCCCCAGCAAGCAGCAGATGATATTAACCAAGCAGCTAAAATAGAGAATATTGATTTTGCAGAAATGGATCAAATATACAAAAAAATAGGACATGGTTTTGTTCCTTTTTTAAAGGTATTCGTAAAAGCTTGTCCAGAAAATAGTGGAAAATATGTTCATTATGGGATAACAACACAAAATATACAACAAAGCTCACAACTTTATATTCTAAAAAAAGCACATCATCAGTTTATGAAAATAATCGGTAAAATTTTAGGTAATTTAAGTACATTGGCATATGACAATAAGGATACGGTAATGCCTGGAAGAACTCATGGTAGACATGCGATTCCTATTACATATGGGTATAAGGTTTCGGTATGGATTAGCGACTTTATTCATTGCTATGAACGTATGGCAGAAGCGGAAAAAAGAGTTTTTAAAATCATGATGGGAGGGGCTGTAGGTACATTTAGTTCGATGCCAGAAGTTGGCATGCAAGTACAAGCGCGTGTTGCAGAACTAGTAGGGATGTATCCGATGGAAGTTCCTTCAAGAAATATAAATACACATAAATTAGAGTACATGATGAACTTGTCGTTGCTAGCCAATATTTGCCATAAAATAGCCGAAGAAGTATATAGTACAACATTGGAAGAAATAGCAGAGGTTTCGGAAGGATTTAGTAAGGGTACGATCGGCAGCAGTACCATGCCACATAAAATTAATCCGAAATTAGCTAAAGGGATTATTGCAAACTCGCAAAAACTGTATTCTTTACCTGGAGTCGGAATGTATTCAGCAGTACGTCCATATGAAGGAGATAGCAGTTCCTATATGCTATTCGATGGTTTGCTTGAAGAAGCCATGGAATTAATTACGGAGGTTTTATTACGATGTGAGGAATTAACAAGGACGATAATCGTTCATAAGGACAGGATGCTGCATAATGCTTTACGTAACAAGGGATTGGATAATAGTGAGTATGTGATGATGAAATTAGCAGAAAAACTGGGGAAAGATCAAGCGCATTCACTTATGTATGAAATTGCCATGAAGACGGCCTCCGAGGGTGAAGATTTCTTTACCAATTTAAAAGCAAATGAAAAAATTGCCAGTGACTTTACCGATGAAGAAATTAAAGCGATGATCGATCCGAGAAACTATATCGGGCTTTCCGTTACAATAGCAGAGAATGAAGCCAATAGAGCAAAAGAAGTGAAAGAAGAAATATTAAATAAGTATAACTAA
- a CDS encoding MurR/RpiR family transcriptional regulator, whose translation MLNFLDNYEEMTASERKVLNYIVENMDVIPYMKINDLAETIYVSKTVIINLAQKLGYSGYKELKYYINQSVKDKTLHQKKNDLSYRDRLDQSIKKTFSLVSEEVLQNCAKQIQFSENVFIMARGTSKAVGYYLEHLLLSIGIQCIFIKDYNLSELFTNFVAKNDMVIFISMSGNTKKIVNTAKKVHFKDAKIISITSFQTNELTKYTNDNLYCYSDNNDTKKNDKISRIGFFLIVDLLINELIRLNDG comes from the coding sequence ATGTTGAACTTTTTAGATAACTATGAAGAGATGACAGCAAGTGAACGGAAGGTTTTGAATTATATTGTAGAAAATATGGATGTTATCCCCTACATGAAGATAAATGATTTAGCAGAAACTATATATGTATCGAAAACAGTGATCATAAACCTTGCTCAAAAACTTGGTTATAGTGGGTACAAGGAATTAAAGTATTATATAAACCAATCTGTAAAAGATAAGACGCTTCATCAAAAAAAGAATGATTTATCGTACCGTGATAGACTAGATCAAAGTATTAAAAAAACATTTTCCCTTGTTAGTGAAGAAGTGCTCCAAAATTGTGCTAAACAAATACAATTCTCGGAAAATGTATTTATTATGGCTAGAGGAACTAGTAAGGCAGTAGGTTATTATTTAGAGCATCTTTTGTTATCAATCGGAATTCAGTGTATTTTTATAAAAGATTATAATCTATCTGAGTTATTTACGAACTTTGTAGCCAAAAACGATATGGTGATATTTATTTCTATGTCAGGAAATACAAAGAAGATCGTTAATACAGCTAAAAAAGTACATTTTAAAGACGCAAAAATAATTAGTATTACTTCTTTTCAAACAAATGAATTAACTAAATATACAAATGATAATTTATATTGCTACTCCGATAATAATGATACAAAGAAAAATGACAAAATATCACGAATCGGATTTTTCTTAATAGTTGATTTATTGATTAATGAATTAATACGTTTAAATGATGGCTAA